In Sulfitobacter albidus, the following proteins share a genomic window:
- a CDS encoding DEAD/DEAH box helicase: MTKFTDLNLNPKVLKAIAEAGYESPTPIQAGAIPPALEGRDVLGIAQTGTGKTASFTLPMITQLARGRARARMPRSLVLCPTRELAAQVAENFDTYTQHLKLTKALLIGGVSFKEQDTLIDKGVDVLIATPGRLLDHFERGKLILTDVKVMVVDEADRMLDMGFIPDIERIFGLVPFTRQTLFFSATMAPEIERITNTFLSNPARIEVARQATTSENITQGVLMFKASRKDREATEKRKVLRALIDAEGEKCTNAIIFCNRKMDVDTVAKSLKKYKYDAAPIHGDLDQSQRTRTLDAFRAGELRFLVASDVAARGLDVPAVSHVFNFDVPSHAEDYVHRIGRTGRAGRDGKAIMICVPRDEKNFEDVERLVQKEIPRLDNPLGKGEERPKASEAPAEKAAATSDDKPKRTRSRSRKSDTPKPEADAPQAEAPKADTAPTPEAKPAPTPEQTPEPKQADSSDNNRRARGGRGGSNRGRGGNDRDTNKVVGLGDHTPSFIELSFEERPKG; this comes from the coding sequence ATGACGAAATTTACCGATCTGAACCTTAATCCAAAGGTCCTCAAGGCCATTGCCGAAGCCGGCTATGAAAGCCCCACACCGATTCAGGCCGGTGCCATCCCGCCCGCGCTCGAAGGGCGCGACGTGCTTGGCATCGCGCAAACCGGCACCGGCAAAACCGCCAGTTTCACCCTGCCGATGATCACACAGCTGGCGCGCGGACGCGCCCGCGCCCGGATGCCGCGCAGCCTCGTGCTGTGCCCCACCCGCGAACTCGCCGCCCAGGTGGCCGAGAATTTCGACACCTACACCCAGCACCTCAAACTGACCAAGGCGCTGCTGATCGGCGGCGTGTCGTTCAAGGAACAGGACACGCTGATCGACAAAGGCGTCGATGTGCTGATCGCCACGCCGGGCCGCCTGCTCGATCATTTCGAGCGGGGCAAGCTGATCCTCACGGACGTTAAAGTCATGGTCGTGGATGAAGCCGACCGCATGCTCGACATGGGGTTCATTCCCGATATCGAACGCATCTTTGGCCTCGTGCCCTTTACCCGTCAGACGCTGTTCTTTTCCGCCACCATGGCGCCCGAGATCGAGCGGATCACCAACACCTTCCTCAGCAATCCCGCCCGGATCGAGGTCGCCCGCCAGGCCACCACATCCGAGAATATCACGCAGGGCGTGCTGATGTTCAAAGCGTCCCGCAAGGACCGCGAAGCGACCGAGAAGCGGAAGGTATTGCGCGCACTGATCGACGCCGAGGGCGAGAAATGCACCAACGCGATCATCTTCTGCAACCGCAAGATGGACGTGGATACCGTCGCCAAATCGCTCAAGAAATACAAATACGACGCCGCGCCCATCCACGGCGATCTGGATCAAAGCCAGCGCACGCGCACGCTCGACGCGTTCCGCGCGGGCGAGCTGCGGTTTCTCGTGGCCTCGGACGTGGCCGCGCGTGGCCTCGACGTGCCTGCGGTGAGCCATGTGTTCAACTTCGACGTGCCCAGCCACGCCGAGGACTACGTGCACCGCATCGGGCGCACGGGCCGTGCCGGCCGCGATGGCAAGGCGATCATGATCTGCGTGCCGCGCGATGAGAAAAACTTCGAGGACGTCGAACGCCTCGTGCAAAAGGAAATCCCGCGCCTCGACAACCCGCTAGGCAAAGGCGAGGAGCGGCCGAAGGCCAGCGAAGCACCTGCGGAAAAGGCCGCCGCGACATCGGACGACAAGCCCAAGCGCACCCGCTCGCGCAGCCGCAAATCCGACACGCCCAAGCCAGAGGCGGACGCCCCGCAGGCGGAGGCCCCCAAGGCCGACACAGCACCCACACCGGAAGCCAAGCCCGCACCGACGCCAGAGCAAACGCCCGAGCCAAAGCAGGCCGACAGTTCTGACAACAACCGCCGCGCGCGCGGTGGCCGGGGTGGCAGCAACCGTGGGCGCGGCGGCAACGACCGCGACACCAACAAGGTCGTGGGCCTCGGCGATCACACGCCCAGCTTTATCGAACTCAGCTTTGAAGAGCGGCCAAAGGGCTAA
- a CDS encoding ribonuclease J: MSSERLIYLPLGGAGEIGMNAYVYGYGKPDQERLIVVDLGVAFPDMDTTPGVDLIIADIDWLVQRKDRIEAVFVTHAHEDHVGGVAHTYDRLQAPIYARRFTANIAKRKMDEYAHPDDAIQVVGPWPHQVNAGPFKVGFQPISHSIPESSALVIDTPAGRIVHSGDFKVDLTPGVGEPFDASAFEEIAKDGIKALVCDSTNVFSPDAGRSEATLGPALEELVSGASGMIVATTFASNVARVKTLAVAGEKAGRSIVLLGRAMKRMVEASVEAGVLDSFPSVVSPEQARDIPRENLMLLVTGSQGERRAASAQLARGKYMGLELQEGDTFLFSSKTIPGNEKGVIGIINQLSEKGVDVVDDSSGKYHVSGHANRPDLETLHDIVKPQVLIPMHGEHRHLREHVKIAEGKGITGVLAVNGMMIDLSGNAPKVAEYVETGRTYLDGSVQVGALDGVIRDRIRMALNGHMTVTVLLDEDDEPLGDPWVDAMGLAETGSSKAALTEVVEHDLSQWLGRQKAKTLRDDDALNDGLKKAARQSAQNEIGKKPEVTVVVSRLS; this comes from the coding sequence ATGAGCAGCGAACGTTTGATCTACCTTCCCCTTGGCGGGGCGGGTGAAATTGGCATGAATGCCTATGTGTATGGCTACGGCAAACCGGATCAGGAGCGGCTGATCGTCGTAGATCTGGGCGTGGCCTTTCCCGATATGGACACCACACCCGGTGTCGATCTGATCATTGCCGACATTGACTGGCTGGTGCAGCGCAAAGACCGCATCGAGGCGGTGTTTGTCACCCACGCGCATGAGGATCACGTGGGCGGGGTCGCCCATACCTATGACCGCTTGCAGGCGCCGATCTACGCGCGGCGCTTTACCGCGAACATCGCCAAGCGCAAGATGGATGAATACGCCCATCCCGACGACGCCATTCAGGTGGTGGGGCCCTGGCCGCATCAGGTGAATGCGGGGCCGTTCAAGGTGGGCTTTCAGCCGATTTCGCACTCCATCCCCGAAAGCTCGGCGCTTGTGATCGACACCCCTGCGGGACGGATCGTGCATTCGGGTGATTTCAAGGTGGATCTGACGCCCGGCGTTGGCGAGCCGTTTGACGCGAGCGCGTTCGAGGAGATTGCCAAGGACGGGATCAAGGCGCTGGTGTGCGACAGCACCAATGTGTTCTCGCCCGATGCGGGCCGGTCCGAGGCGACGCTGGGCCCCGCGCTCGAAGAGTTGGTGAGCGGGGCGTCGGGCATGATCGTGGCCACGACCTTCGCCTCCAACGTGGCGCGGGTGAAAACGCTGGCCGTGGCGGGCGAAAAGGCAGGGCGGTCGATTGTGCTGCTTGGCCGCGCGATGAAGCGGATGGTGGAGGCGAGTGTCGAGGCGGGCGTGCTGGATAGCTTCCCCTCGGTCGTCAGCCCCGAGCAGGCGCGCGATATCCCGCGCGAGAACCTCATGCTGCTGGTCACAGGCTCGCAAGGGGAGCGGCGCGCGGCATCCGCGCAGCTGGCGCGTGGCAAATACATGGGGCTGGAGTTGCAGGAGGGCGATACGTTCCTCTTCTCGTCCAAGACCATTCCGGGCAACGAAAAGGGTGTGATCGGCATCATCAACCAGCTGTCGGAAAAGGGCGTGGATGTGGTCGACGACAGCTCGGGCAAATACCACGTCTCGGGTCACGCGAACCGGCCGGATCTGGAAACGCTGCACGATATCGTCAAACCGCAGGTGCTGATCCCCATGCACGGGGAGCACCGCCACCTGCGTGAGCACGTCAAGATTGCCGAAGGCAAGGGCATCACCGGGGTGCTGGCCGTCAACGGCATGATGATCGACCTGAGCGGCAACGCGCCGAAGGTCGCCGAATATGTCGAGACCGGGCGCACGTACCTCGACGGCTCTGTTCAGGTCGGCGCGCTGGATGGCGTGATCCGCGATCGGATCCGCATGGCGCTGAACGGGCATATGACCGTGACCGTGCTGCTGGATGAGGACGACGAGCCGCTGGGCGATCCGTGGGTCGATGCCATGGGCCTGGCCGAGACCGGCAGCAGCAAAGCCGCGCTGACGGAAGTGGTTGAGCATGATCTGAGCCAGTGGCTGGGCCGTCAGAAGGCCAAGACGCTGCGCGACGATGATGCGCTCAACGATGGGCTGAAGAAGGCCGCGCGCCAGTCGGCGCAGAACGAGATCGGCAAAAAGCCCGAAGTGACGGTGGTGGTCAGCCGGTTGAGCTGA
- a CDS encoding type III pantothenate kinase, which produces MLLAIDCGNTNTVFSIWDGSEFIATWRTATEWQRTADQYYVWLSTLMKLQKIEAEITDVIVSSTVPRVVFNLRVLADRYFNTRPYVVGKPDCQLPVDVRVDEGTAVGPDRLVNTVAGYDIYGGDLIIVDFGTATTFDVADADGAYVGGVIAPGVNLSLEALHNAAAALPHVDISKPQSVVGTNTVACMQSGVFWGYIGLVREICARIKAERDREMRVIATGGLAPLFQQAEALFDAYQDDLTMHGLTVIHKYNKDLAE; this is translated from the coding sequence ATGCTGTTGGCCATTGATTGCGGCAATACGAATACCGTTTTTTCGATCTGGGACGGGTCGGAGTTTATCGCGACCTGGCGCACGGCGACCGAGTGGCAGCGCACGGCGGATCAATACTATGTCTGGCTGTCGACGCTGATGAAGCTGCAAAAGATCGAGGCGGAGATCACGGATGTGATCGTCTCGTCCACGGTGCCACGGGTGGTGTTCAATCTGCGGGTTCTGGCGGATCGCTATTTCAACACGCGCCCCTATGTCGTGGGCAAGCCCGATTGCCAGCTGCCCGTCGACGTGCGCGTGGATGAGGGCACCGCCGTGGGGCCGGACCGTCTAGTAAATACGGTTGCGGGCTATGACATCTACGGCGGCGATTTGATCATCGTGGATTTCGGGACGGCCACGACATTTGACGTGGCCGATGCCGATGGCGCCTATGTGGGCGGTGTCATTGCCCCGGGCGTAAACCTGTCGCTGGAGGCGCTGCACAATGCCGCCGCCGCCCTGCCGCACGTGGATATCAGTAAACCACAGTCTGTTGTGGGCACGAATACGGTTGCTTGTATGCAATCGGGGGTATTCTGGGGTTACATCGGGCTGGTGCGTGAGATATGTGCGCGGATAAAGGCGGAACGCGACCGTGAGATGCGCGTTATCGCGACCGGAGGGCTGGCGCCGCTGTTTCAGCAGGCCGAAGCGCTTTTCGACGCATACCAAGATGACCTGACAATGCACGGCCTGACCGTGATTCATAAGTATAACAAGGATTTAGCTGAATAA
- a CDS encoding biotin--[acetyl-CoA-carboxylase] ligase, with protein MGEWPKGYARHVFDRVDSTLAEAARMAPTLAGPAWIMSTEQTAARGRRGRPWSTPRGNFAGTLIMPMPGDPAQAALRSFVASLALRDALVTCTGQAARFALKWPNDVLCDGGKLAGILLESVGPHLVIGIGVNLLSAPAPEAVEPGAVLPVSLEGAVAPEPFFDALAVAYDRHETQMRTYGFAPIRTEWLRHAARLGEVVTARTMRDETVGTFEDVDAAGNLILATAKGRVAIAAADVYF; from the coding sequence ATGGGTGAGTGGCCAAAAGGCTACGCGCGCCATGTGTTTGACCGGGTCGACAGCACCCTTGCGGAGGCCGCGCGCATGGCGCCGACGCTGGCGGGGCCTGCGTGGATCATGTCAACCGAACAGACGGCGGCGCGGGGGCGACGCGGGCGCCCCTGGTCCACGCCACGGGGGAATTTTGCCGGAACCCTGATCATGCCGATGCCGGGCGATCCCGCGCAGGCGGCCCTGCGCAGCTTTGTGGCGAGCCTTGCGCTGCGTGACGCCTTGGTGACCTGCACCGGGCAGGCGGCGCGGTTTGCGCTTAAATGGCCCAATGATGTGCTGTGTGACGGGGGCAAGCTCGCCGGGATCCTCTTGGAAAGCGTGGGGCCGCATCTGGTGATCGGGATCGGTGTGAACCTGCTGAGTGCACCCGCGCCGGAGGCGGTGGAGCCGGGGGCGGTGCTGCCCGTCTCGCTGGAGGGGGCGGTGGCGCCGGAGCCGTTTTTCGACGCGTTGGCCGTGGCCTATGACCGGCATGAGACGCAGATGCGGACCTATGGCTTTGCGCCGATCCGCACCGAATGGCTGCGCCATGCCGCGCGCTTGGGCGAGGTGGTGACGGCGCGGACGATGCGCGACGAGACGGTGGGCACGTTCGAGGATGTGGACGCTGCCGGAAATCTGATCCTTGCCACCGCAAAAGGCCGCGTAGCCATTGCCGCGGCGGATGTGTATTTTTGA
- the nuoN gene encoding NADH-quinone oxidoreductase subunit NuoN has protein sequence MTNDLIQILPEIILAGFALAGLMFGAYFGKDAIARPLLWLTAALFVIVAAMIATTGGADVAAFGGLIVNDGFARFAKVAILVSAAAVLLMSESYMERRGLLRFEYPVLVALSAVGMMVMVSAGDLMTLYMGLELQSLALYVVASLRRDSVKSTEAGLKYFVLGALSSGLLLYGASLVYGYAGTTQFSGIITTAQSGETSLGLLFGIVFLISGMAFKVSAVPFHMWTPDVYEGSPTPVTAFFATAPKVAAMALFARVLHDAFGQAVGDWQQIVALLSVLSMFLGAVAAIGQTNIKRLMAFSSIAHMGYALMGLAAGTAFGVQAMLVYMAIYVTMNVGVFAFILLMEKDGAPVLEISSLNLYARHQPGRAAALLVLMFSLAGVPPFLGFFGKLYVLRAAYEGGLAWLAIAGVIASVIGAYYYLRIVFFMYFGEDRGEALDRNRGGVLGVFVIGAAAIMVVGIVNMFGVEAAAGLAAGALVE, from the coding sequence ATGACGAACGACCTGATCCAGATCCTGCCGGAGATCATCCTTGCGGGCTTTGCCCTCGCCGGGCTGATGTTCGGCGCCTATTTCGGCAAGGACGCGATTGCGCGCCCGCTGCTGTGGCTGACCGCGGCGCTGTTCGTGATCGTCGCCGCGATGATCGCGACGACGGGCGGTGCGGACGTCGCGGCCTTTGGCGGGCTGATCGTGAACGACGGTTTTGCGCGCTTTGCCAAGGTGGCGATCCTCGTCTCCGCCGCCGCCGTGCTGCTGATGAGCGAGAGCTATATGGAGCGCCGCGGCCTGCTGCGGTTTGAATACCCGGTGCTGGTGGCGCTGAGTGCGGTGGGCATGATGGTCATGGTCTCTGCGGGCGATCTGATGACGCTTTACATGGGGCTCGAGCTGCAATCGCTGGCGCTCTATGTCGTGGCCTCTTTGCGCCGTGATAGCGTGAAATCGACAGAAGCGGGGCTGAAGTATTTTGTGCTGGGCGCGTTGTCGTCGGGTCTGCTGCTTTATGGCGCGTCGCTGGTGTACGGCTATGCCGGCACGACGCAGTTTTCGGGCATCATCACCACCGCGCAGTCGGGCGAGACATCGCTGGGCCTGCTGTTCGGGATCGTGTTCCTGATCTCGGGCATGGCGTTCAAGGTCTCGGCGGTGCCGTTCCACATGTGGACGCCGGACGTCTATGAGGGCTCGCCCACGCCGGTCACCGCGTTCTTTGCCACAGCCCCCAAGGTTGCGGCCATGGCGCTGTTTGCGCGGGTGTTGCACGATGCCTTCGGGCAGGCGGTGGGTGACTGGCAGCAGATCGTGGCGCTGCTGTCGGTCTTGTCGATGTTCCTGGGCGCCGTGGCGGCGATTGGCCAGACCAACATCAAACGTCTGATGGCGTTTTCCTCGATCGCGCATATGGGCTATGCCCTGATGGGGCTGGCCGCCGGGACCGCCTTTGGCGTGCAGGCGATGCTGGTCTACATGGCGATCTACGTGACGATGAACGTCGGTGTGTTTGCCTTCATCCTGTTGATGGAGAAGGACGGCGCGCCGGTGCTGGAAATCTCGTCGCTGAACCTTTACGCGCGCCACCAACCGGGCCGCGCGGCGGCGCTGCTGGTGCTGATGTTCAGCCTCGCCGGTGTGCCACCGTTCCTGGGGTTCTTCGGCAAGCTCTACGTGCTGCGCGCGGCCTACGAGGGGGGCCTTGCGTGGCTGGCCATCGCCGGTGTGATCGCGTCGGTGATCGGGGCGTACTACTACCTGCGGATCGTGTTCTTCATGTATTTCGGCGAGGACCGGGGCGAGGCGCTGGACCGCAATCGCGGCGGTGTGCTGGGCGTTTTCGTGATTGGTGCGGCGGCGATCATGGTCGTCGGCATCGTCAACATGTTCGGCGTGGAAGCGGCGGCCGGTTTGGCGGCGGGCGCGCTTGTTGAGTAA
- a CDS encoding NADH-quinone oxidoreductase subunit M, translated as MEANLLSIVTFLPAFAALILAVFLRGEDEAAQRNAKWLAMFATTATFIVSIFVFLEFDPENTGFQMIDEAEWLLGLSYRMGVDGISILFVMLTTFMMPLVIAASWDVKTRVKEYMIAFLMLETLMLGVFMSLDLVLFYVFFEACLIPMFLIIGIWGGANRIYASFKFFLYTFFGSVLMLVAMVAMFSDAGTTCIGGCDVSLLTHNFGSETMSVMGFQIIGGMQTLMFLAFFASFAVKMPMWPVHTWLPDAHVQAPTAGSVVLAAILLKMGGYGFLRFSLPMFPVGSEVVGPLILWMSAIAIVYTSLVALVQDDMKKLIAYSSVAHMGFVTMGIFAVNQQGLDGAIFQMISHGFISGALFLCVGVVYDRMHTREIDAYGGLVNRMPVYALLFMLFTMANVGLPGTSGFVGEFLTLMAVFQVNTWVAFVATSGVILSAAYALWLYRRVVMGQLIKESLKTITDMTARERWIFAPLVVMTLLLGVYPALVLDITGPSVAALVNDYDTAIAAAEAAMQTADAQN; from the coding sequence ATGGAAGCCAACCTTCTTTCCATTGTCACCTTTCTGCCGGCATTTGCGGCGCTGATCCTTGCGGTGTTCCTGCGCGGGGAGGACGAGGCGGCGCAGCGCAATGCCAAGTGGCTCGCGATGTTTGCCACGACGGCGACCTTCATCGTGTCGATCTTTGTCTTTCTGGAGTTTGATCCCGAAAACACCGGGTTCCAGATGATCGACGAGGCCGAATGGCTGCTGGGGCTGAGCTACCGCATGGGGGTTGACGGGATCTCGATCCTCTTCGTGATGCTCACGACGTTCATGATGCCGTTGGTGATTGCCGCAAGCTGGGATGTGAAAACGCGGGTCAAGGAATACATGATCGCCTTCCTGATGCTTGAGACGCTGATGCTGGGCGTGTTCATGTCGCTCGATCTGGTGCTCTTCTACGTCTTCTTCGAGGCGTGTCTGATCCCGATGTTCCTGATCATCGGCATCTGGGGCGGGGCGAACCGGATCTATGCGTCTTTCAAATTCTTCCTCTACACCTTCTTTGGCTCGGTGCTGATGCTGGTGGCGATGGTCGCGATGTTCTCGGACGCGGGCACGACCTGCATCGGGGGCTGTGACGTGAGCCTGCTCACCCATAATTTCGGCTCAGAGACGATGAGCGTGATGGGCTTCCAGATCATCGGGGGCATGCAGACGCTGATGTTCCTTGCGTTCTTTGCCAGCTTTGCGGTCAAGATGCCGATGTGGCCGGTGCACACCTGGCTGCCCGACGCGCACGTGCAGGCGCCGACCGCCGGGTCGGTCGTGCTGGCAGCGATCCTGCTCAAGATGGGGGGCTACGGCTTCCTGCGGTTCTCACTGCCGATGTTCCCTGTCGGCTCCGAAGTCGTCGGCCCGCTGATCCTGTGGATGAGCGCGATTGCGATTGTCTATACCTCGCTCGTCGCACTCGTGCAGGACGATATGAAAAAGCTGATCGCCTATTCCTCGGTCGCGCATATGGGTTTTGTGACGATGGGGATTTTTGCGGTGAACCAGCAGGGGCTGGATGGCGCGATTTTCCAGATGATCAGCCACGGCTTTATCTCGGGCGCGTTGTTCCTGTGTGTGGGGGTGGTTTACGACCGCATGCACACGCGTGAGATCGACGCCTACGGGGGGCTGGTAAACCGGATGCCGGTATACGCGCTGCTGTTCATGCTGTTCACGATGGCGAATGTGGGCCTGCCGGGCACGTCCGGGTTTGTGGGTGAATTCCTGACGCTGATGGCGGTATTCCAGGTCAATACCTGGGTGGCGTTTGTCGCGACCTCTGGCGTGATCCTGTCGGCGGCCTATGCGCTGTGGCTGTATCGCCGGGTGGTGATGGGCCAGCTGATCAAGGAAAGCCTCAAGACGATCACCGACATGACCGCGCGCGAGCGGTGGATCTTTGCCCCGCTGGTGGTAATGACGCTGCTGCTGGGGGTCTACCCGGCGCTGGTGCTGGATATCACCGGGCCATCGGTGGCCGCATTGGTGAATGACTATGACACGGCGATCGCCGCGGCCGAGGCCGCGATGCAGACCGCCGACGCCCAGAATTAA
- the nuoL gene encoding NADH-quinone oxidoreductase subunit L — protein sequence METTLLFAPLVGALICGFSWKIIGETAACWIATGLLFLSALLSWIVFLTFDGTTETIQILRFIESGSLSTDWAIRLDRLTAIMLIVITSVSSLVHLYSFGYMAHDDHFAEGVSYKPRFFAYLSFFTFAMLMLVTSDNLVQMFFGWEGVGVASYLLIGFYYKKPSANAAAIKAFVVNRVGDFGFALGIFGLFLLTDSIRFDDIFAAAPELAEMTISFLWTEWNAANLIAFLLFIGAMGKSAQLLLHTWLPDAMEGPTPVSALIHAATMVTAGVFLVCRMSPVMEFAPQAMAFVTVLGATTAFVAATIGLVQTDIKRVIAYSTMSQLGYMFVAAGVGAYSVAMFHLFTHAFFKAMLFLGAGSVIHAMHHEQNMTNYGGLRKKIPYTFWAMMIGTLAITGVGIPLTGWIGFAGFASKDAVIESAYAAGSGYGFWLLVIAALFTSFYSWRLMYLTFYGTPRGDKHTHEHAHESPAVMLLPLGVLALGSVFAGAIWYASFFGKPNEVISFFGGQYEAPEKELKEAVAERSPKASELKYVMAGAPGEAGIYIAPENTVLHEAHYVPTWVKLSPFIAMLLGFVMATWFYIWNPSLPGRLAENQRPLYLFLLNKWYFDELYDFVFVRPAKAIGRFLWKRGDGSVIDGGLNGLAMGIIPFFTRLAGRAQSGYIFTYAFAMVIGIAVLVTWMSLSGGAN from the coding sequence ATGGAAACCACGCTCCTATTCGCCCCTCTGGTCGGCGCGCTGATCTGCGGATTTTCGTGGAAGATCATCGGAGAGACCGCCGCCTGCTGGATCGCCACAGGGCTGTTGTTCCTGTCGGCGCTGCTCAGCTGGATTGTCTTCCTCACCTTTGACGGCACGACCGAGACAATCCAGATCCTGCGCTTTATCGAGAGCGGCTCACTCAGCACGGATTGGGCGATCCGGTTGGACCGGCTGACGGCGATCATGTTGATCGTGATCACCTCCGTGTCGAGCCTCGTGCACCTCTATTCCTTCGGCTACATGGCCCATGACGATCACTTTGCCGAAGGCGTCAGCTATAAACCGCGCTTCTTCGCCTATCTGTCATTCTTCACCTTCGCGATGTTGATGCTGGTGACGTCCGACAACCTTGTGCAGATGTTCTTTGGCTGGGAAGGGGTGGGGGTCGCCTCCTACCTGTTGATCGGCTTCTATTACAAGAAACCCTCCGCGAATGCCGCCGCGATCAAGGCATTCGTGGTCAACCGTGTGGGGGATTTTGGCTTTGCGCTGGGGATCTTCGGGCTGTTCCTGCTGACGGACAGCATCCGCTTCGACGATATCTTTGCCGCTGCACCCGAGCTGGCGGAGATGACGATTTCCTTCCTCTGGACCGAATGGAATGCCGCCAATCTGATCGCCTTCCTGCTGTTTATCGGGGCGATGGGGAAATCGGCGCAGCTGTTGCTGCACACCTGGCTGCCCGACGCGATGGAGGGGCCGACGCCGGTGTCGGCGCTGATCCACGCGGCGACGATGGTGACGGCGGGCGTGTTCCTTGTCTGCCGCATGTCGCCGGTGATGGAATTCGCACCGCAAGCGATGGCGTTCGTGACCGTTCTGGGGGCGACGACAGCCTTTGTCGCCGCGACCATCGGTCTGGTGCAGACAGACATCAAGCGCGTGATCGCCTATTCGACCATGTCGCAACTGGGCTATATGTTCGTGGCCGCAGGCGTTGGCGCCTATTCCGTCGCGATGTTCCACCTGTTCACCCACGCGTTCTTCAAGGCGATGCTGTTCCTCGGGGCAGGGTCGGTCATTCATGCGATGCACCACGAGCAGAACATGACGAACTACGGCGGGCTGCGCAAAAAGATCCCCTATACCTTCTGGGCGATGATGATCGGCACGCTGGCGATCACCGGCGTCGGCATCCCGCTGACCGGCTGGATCGGCTTTGCGGGCTTTGCCTCCAAGGACGCCGTGATCGAGAGCGCCTATGCGGCGGGCAGCGGATACGGGTTCTGGCTGCTGGTCATCGCGGCGCTGTTCACGTCATTCTATTCGTGGCGTCTGATGTACCTGACGTTCTACGGCACGCCGCGCGGCGACAAGCACACGCATGAGCACGCGCACGAAAGCCCGGCTGTCATGCTGCTCCCGCTGGGGGTTCTGGCGCTTGGGTCGGTCTTCGCCGGTGCGATCTGGTACGCGTCTTTCTTTGGCAAACCGAACGAGGTGATATCCTTCTTTGGCGGGCAGTACGAAGCCCCCGAAAAAGAGCTTAAGGAAGCCGTGGCAGAACGCAGCCCGAAAGCGTCGGAGCTGAAATACGTGATGGCCGGTGCGCCGGGGGAGGCGGGCATCTACATCGCCCCCGAAAATACTGTGCTGCACGAGGCGCATTACGTGCCCACATGGGTCAAGCTGTCGCCCTTCATCGCGATGCTGCTGGGCTTTGTCATGGCCACGTGGTTCTACATCTGGAACCCGTCGCTGCCCGGTCGTCTGGCCGAGAACCAGCGCCCGCTGTACCTGTTCCTGCTCAACAAGTGGTACTTTGACGAGCTCTATGATTTTGTCTTTGTACGTCCGGCCAAGGCCATCGGCCGCTTCCTGTGGAAACGCGGGGACGGGTCGGTGATCGACGGCGGGCTCAACGGGCTGGCGATGGGGATCATCCCGTTCTTCACCCGTCTCGCAGGCCGTGCGCAGTCCGGTTATATCTTTACCTATGCCTTCGCCATGGTGATCGGGATCGCGGTCCTCGTCACGTGGATGTCGCTCAGCGGAGGAGCGAACTGA
- the nuoK gene encoding NADH-quinone oxidoreductase subunit NuoK translates to MIGLEHYLTVAATLFVIGIFGLFLNRKNVIILLMSIELMLLAVNINLVAFSSYLGDMVGQVFTLFVLTVAAAEAAIGLAILVCFFRNRGTIAVEDVNVMKG, encoded by the coding sequence ATGATCGGACTTGAACATTACCTGACGGTGGCGGCGACGCTTTTCGTCATTGGCATCTTCGGGCTATTTCTGAACCGCAAGAACGTGATCATCCTGCTGATGAGCATCGAATTGATGCTGCTCGCGGTGAACATCAACCTCGTGGCGTTCTCCAGCTATCTGGGTGACATGGTGGGGCAGGTGTTCACCCTGTTCGTGCTGACGGTCGCCGCCGCCGAAGCGGCCATTGGCCTTGCGATCCTCGTGTGCTTCTTCCGCAACCGCGGCACGATCGCGGTCGAAGACGTCAACGTGATGAAGGGCTGA
- a CDS encoding NADH-quinone oxidoreductase subunit J yields the protein MSVFAFYLFAVCVIAGGLFTVVSRNPVHSVLWLILSFLSSAGLFVLLGAEFVAMLLIIVYVGAVAVLFLFVVMMLDVDFAELKAEMAKYLPLALLIAIVILMQFVIAFGAWETNAAAEGLRTQVTDTGVENTAALGLILYDEYFLLFQLSGLILLVAMIGAIVLTLRHRGDVKRQDVVAQMMRDPAKAMELKDVKPGQGL from the coding sequence ATGAGCGTGTTTGCATTCTATCTCTTTGCGGTCTGCGTGATCGCGGGCGGGCTGTTCACGGTGGTCAGCCGCAATCCCGTACACTCGGTCCTGTGGCTGATCCTGTCGTTCCTGTCGTCGGCGGGGCTGTTCGTGCTGCTGGGGGCGGAATTCGTCGCGATGCTGCTGATCATCGTCTATGTGGGCGCGGTCGCGGTGTTGTTCCTGTTCGTGGTTATGATGCTGGACGTCGATTTTGCCGAGTTGAAGGCGGAGATGGCGAAATACCTGCCGCTGGCGCTGCTGATCGCGATCGTGATCCTGATGCAGTTCGTCATCGCCTTTGGCGCGTGGGAGACAAATGCCGCCGCCGAAGGGCTGCGCACGCAGGTGACGGATACCGGGGTCGAGAACACGGCGGCGCTTGGCCTGATCCTCTACGACGAGTATTTCCTGTTGTTCCAGCTGTCGGGCCTGATCCTGCTGGTGGCGATGATTGGCGCGATCGTGCTGACCCTGCGCCACCGGGGGGACGTGAAACGTCAGGACGTGGTCGCGCAGATGATGCGCGATCCGGCCAAGGCGATGGAGCTCAAGGACGTGAAGCCCGGGCAGGGGCTGTAG